One window of Vanessa cardui chromosome 5, ilVanCard2.1, whole genome shotgun sequence genomic DNA carries:
- the LOC124529809 gene encoding pH-sensitive chloride channel 2-like isoform X1, giving the protein MSSKTVLFSVIIFIINSARGQKSSQNALLECPSLDKGDSYTQSEFLSRLAHECRYDRLLLPTYQTGEVVYVHASAYVYFIQPAEAHDLNFKLHFLLQLRWTDARLAYTLYSPERTKIIGESDLRQRIWVPHLYMSNEQSSSLMGTDSKDVLISIAPDGEVLFSRRMQAVLYCWMNLQKFPFDDQKCSMNLESWKYNASILRLMWEKENPVRLSSELHLTEYSLLDFWTNESVVRGDIVNMRLGGRSGNYSALKFTFKLGREVGYYLMDYFIPSMMIVAMSWVTFWLQADASAPRITLGTSTMLSFITLASSQAKTLPKVSYIKASEIWFLGCIGFIFSALVEFAFVNTIWRRKKVVNLKKVNSKYILKSTLTPRLARKELQKELRESSPQLSKSRSCSSLQQETSSDPAGPGYNNYLTVHSFPSALNLPTITTQSYDDLIASGGRQPRNNGSEGSDEPPQHHTWTQMTPQEIATWIDKRSRLLFPLLFIFFNIVYWTFVYCL; this is encoded by the exons ACAGAATGCTTTGTTGGAATGTCCATCTCTCGACAAGGGCGATAGCTACACGCAGTCGGAGTTCCTATCACGCCTGGCCCACGAGTGTCGCTACGACCGTCTGCTCCTCCCTACTTATCAGACAGGAGAAGTGGTGTATGTACATGCCAGCGCTTATGTATACTTTATACAACCCGCTGAAGCACACGATTTG AATTTCAAATTGCATTTCCTTCTACAATTAAGATGGACGGACGCGCGGCTTGCCTACACCTTATATTCACCTGAACGCACGAAAATTATCGGAGAGAGCGATCTCCGGCAGCGAATTTGGGTTCCCCATTTGTACATGTCAAACGAACAATCGTCAAGTCTCATGGGAACCGACAGTAAGGATGTGCTGATCTCAATAGCACCTGATGGAGAGGTTTTGTTCAGTCGTCGAATGCAAGCAGTTCTATACTGTTGGATGAATCTCCAGAAATTTCCGTTTGACGACCAAAAGTGTTCAATGAATCTAGAGAGTT GGAAGTACAACGCTTCTATTTTACGTTTAATGTGGGAAAAAGAAAATCCAGTCCGACTTTCTTCTGAGTTACATTTGACTGAATACTCTCTCCTAGACTTTTGGACGAACGAGTCCGTTGTCAGAGGCGATATAGTCAATATGCGCCTAGGAGGTAGAT ctgGTAACTACAGTGCATTGAAATTTACCTTTAAATTGGGCCGAGAAGTTGGTTACTACCTCATGGATTATTTCATCCCTTCAATGATGATAGTTGCTATGTCATGGGTTACGTTTTGGTTACAAGCTGATGCTTCTGCACCAAGAATAACGTTAG GAACGAGTACGATGCTGTCATTTATCACGCTTGCGTCATCACAAGCGAAGACTTTGCCTAAAGTTTCCTACATCAAAGCCAGTGAGATCTGGTTCCTTGGTTGCATTGGCTTCATCTTCTCAGCCTTGGTGGAGTTCGCGTTCGTTAACACTATTTGGCGCAGAAA gaAAGTTGTTAATTTGAAGAAAGTGAACAGCAAGTACATTCTTAAGAGCACGCTTACGCCCCGACTGGCGCGCAAGGAGCTGCAGAAGGAGCTGCGGGAGTCGTCTCCGCAGCTCAGCAAGTCGCGCTCGTGCTCCTCGCTGCAGCAGGAGACCAGCAGCGACCCTGCCGGGCCCGGATACAACAATTACCTTACTGTACAT aGCTTCCCATCTGCCCTCAACTTGCCAACAATTACAACACAGAGCTACGACGATCTCATAGCTTCGGGCGGCAGGCAGCCTCGCAACAACGGCAGCGAGGGATCTGACGAGCCTCCCCAACACCACACTTGGACTCAGATGACCCCGCAAGAGATCGCAACTTGGATAGACAAGCGATCTCGCCTCCTGTTTCCTCtcctttttatattctttaacaTTGTTTACTGGACTTTCGTCTATTGTCTATGA
- the LOC124529809 gene encoding pH-sensitive chloride channel 2-like isoform X2: MSSKTVLFSVIIFIINSARGQKSSQNALLECPSLDKGDSYTQSEFLSRLAHECRYDRLLLPTYQTGEVVYVHASAYVYFIQPAEAHDLNFKLHFLLQLRWTDARLAYTLYSPERTKIIGESDLRQRIWVPHLYMSNEQSSSLMGTDSKDVLISIAPDGEVLFSRRMQAVLYCWMNLQKFPFDDQKCSMNLESWKYNASILRLMWEKENPVRLSSELHLTEYSLLDFWTNESVVRGDIVNMRLGAGNYSALKFTFKLGREVGYYLMDYFIPSMMIVAMSWVTFWLQADASAPRITLGTSTMLSFITLASSQAKTLPKVSYIKASEIWFLGCIGFIFSALVEFAFVNTIWRRKKVVNLKKVNSKYILKSTLTPRLARKELQKELRESSPQLSKSRSCSSLQQETSSDPAGPGYNNYLTVHSFPSALNLPTITTQSYDDLIASGGRQPRNNGSEGSDEPPQHHTWTQMTPQEIATWIDKRSRLLFPLLFIFFNIVYWTFVYCL, encoded by the exons ACAGAATGCTTTGTTGGAATGTCCATCTCTCGACAAGGGCGATAGCTACACGCAGTCGGAGTTCCTATCACGCCTGGCCCACGAGTGTCGCTACGACCGTCTGCTCCTCCCTACTTATCAGACAGGAGAAGTGGTGTATGTACATGCCAGCGCTTATGTATACTTTATACAACCCGCTGAAGCACACGATTTG AATTTCAAATTGCATTTCCTTCTACAATTAAGATGGACGGACGCGCGGCTTGCCTACACCTTATATTCACCTGAACGCACGAAAATTATCGGAGAGAGCGATCTCCGGCAGCGAATTTGGGTTCCCCATTTGTACATGTCAAACGAACAATCGTCAAGTCTCATGGGAACCGACAGTAAGGATGTGCTGATCTCAATAGCACCTGATGGAGAGGTTTTGTTCAGTCGTCGAATGCAAGCAGTTCTATACTGTTGGATGAATCTCCAGAAATTTCCGTTTGACGACCAAAAGTGTTCAATGAATCTAGAGAGTT GGAAGTACAACGCTTCTATTTTACGTTTAATGTGGGAAAAAGAAAATCCAGTCCGACTTTCTTCTGAGTTACATTTGACTGAATACTCTCTCCTAGACTTTTGGACGAACGAGTCCGTTGTCAGAGGCGATATAGTCAATATGCGCCTAGGAG ctgGTAACTACAGTGCATTGAAATTTACCTTTAAATTGGGCCGAGAAGTTGGTTACTACCTCATGGATTATTTCATCCCTTCAATGATGATAGTTGCTATGTCATGGGTTACGTTTTGGTTACAAGCTGATGCTTCTGCACCAAGAATAACGTTAG GAACGAGTACGATGCTGTCATTTATCACGCTTGCGTCATCACAAGCGAAGACTTTGCCTAAAGTTTCCTACATCAAAGCCAGTGAGATCTGGTTCCTTGGTTGCATTGGCTTCATCTTCTCAGCCTTGGTGGAGTTCGCGTTCGTTAACACTATTTGGCGCAGAAA gaAAGTTGTTAATTTGAAGAAAGTGAACAGCAAGTACATTCTTAAGAGCACGCTTACGCCCCGACTGGCGCGCAAGGAGCTGCAGAAGGAGCTGCGGGAGTCGTCTCCGCAGCTCAGCAAGTCGCGCTCGTGCTCCTCGCTGCAGCAGGAGACCAGCAGCGACCCTGCCGGGCCCGGATACAACAATTACCTTACTGTACAT aGCTTCCCATCTGCCCTCAACTTGCCAACAATTACAACACAGAGCTACGACGATCTCATAGCTTCGGGCGGCAGGCAGCCTCGCAACAACGGCAGCGAGGGATCTGACGAGCCTCCCCAACACCACACTTGGACTCAGATGACCCCGCAAGAGATCGCAACTTGGATAGACAAGCGATCTCGCCTCCTGTTTCCTCtcctttttatattctttaacaTTGTTTACTGGACTTTCGTCTATTGTCTATGA